The following proteins are encoded in a genomic region of Dyadobacter sp. UC 10:
- a CDS encoding GNAT family N-acetyltransferase, which yields MKTSFEIGNPEFLLTKLDYPERLDEMGALRVAAWKEEQGVSKEFFSHKFWLDDEDLLAHHWVITHNKVIVAAARMSFHKEYSAVPHADLFDEALLGRFAEGPFASLNRLVVAPEYRGKGFSGILDHARIRFAETQGARSIIAQPIASRIKPLEDLGFEYLGKIRPLYQMPERQIYFMIKELNPRN from the coding sequence ATGAAAACAAGTTTTGAAATCGGAAACCCGGAGTTCCTGCTGACAAAGCTGGATTATCCTGAGCGCCTCGACGAAATGGGTGCATTGCGTGTAGCAGCATGGAAAGAGGAGCAGGGGGTCAGTAAGGAGTTTTTCTCGCATAAGTTCTGGCTAGATGACGAAGACCTGCTGGCTCATCACTGGGTAATTACACACAACAAAGTGATCGTTGCTGCTGCCAGGATGAGTTTTCACAAGGAATACAGTGCGGTGCCACATGCCGATCTCTTTGACGAAGCACTGCTGGGCAGGTTTGCAGAGGGGCCTTTTGCTTCACTTAACCGCCTGGTGGTCGCACCGGAATACAGGGGAAAGGGCTTTTCGGGCATTTTGGATCACGCCCGGATCCGTTTCGCTGAAACGCAGGGCGCCAGGTCGATCATCGCCCAGCCGATCGCGTCTCGGATCAAGCCGCTGGAAGATCTGGGGTTTGAGTATCTGGGCAAAATTCGCCCGCTCTACCAGATGCCGGAGCGCCAGATTTATTTTATGATCAAGGAATTAAACCCGAGGAATTGA
- a CDS encoding TonB-dependent receptor plug domain-containing protein — protein MRRFVPLFFMAILALGQYTFAQGDCDASVIVPEADRKYRTGNFDEVFQILNPCLKTKFSPNAQVQAYKIIALTYLALDSLPQAGQAVRNLLIANQNYEPEFSSLPQFKDLVAQQKDMMDRIIQITSVSKKAENLLQVPATVTVLTSNDILKRGYKDLTQMLNDIPGFDVIRGNGPSYVTFYQRGYRSTSNDRTILLVDGVEENDLNSDNIPISRQYALSDIERVEVIYGPASTMYGANAFMGVINLITKRHLDREMPEGRKVDFSGSGQIRYGSMNTKVVDGTLTVRSKDVAVSVTSRYFFSNELDYSKYREWDYSPRTADNYPTQQNLIGAAALKYYNDNKLSTQFPGSDLYQIGYDAAGTVNALSLTAAGKARAAELDNQNLFQTSINGNPVGFNDDSRNFYVRAKIEFKDFMISLMSWKTNEGATPWYTNRSRIVTEDLSRWVANNKAFSLTYNKFISDRVQILNLTSYRLHELNGATNLPTYRGYFNGSYGIADLLNQKKPTYATPYWYRVSNQLRNEFRVLWTPLPKMDINSGIEIRNSIIQANYITSAFEGADETGRPDSTLAGGDNFRVFDIGLFSQGTYNWTDNLKMVLATRLDYNQIRSKGGYGFVFNPRISLIYTRGMFVFKGIYAEAFKDASYLQKYATTRERLLNNPTLQPERVKNVEGSVSLRFSKALSLNVSGYVANYSNAVGLATATLPTGASTSQFQALGKQRIVGLQSEARYDRKKLNVWGNFTYSNPRDLSKVEGQKIPVSDIAPWSANIGAVYEPVRNLSVSVTNNYISARKSGVGTSGSSNPITRFKPVYLLGSAVTYQNIFHKVSLQLQVSNILNHAYFVPGIRAAEGVTSASRYPQEKRVFSIGLLIDTNGK, from the coding sequence ATGAGAAGATTTGTACCCCTGTTTTTCATGGCGATCCTGGCATTGGGCCAATACACCTTTGCGCAGGGTGATTGCGATGCCTCGGTAATTGTGCCGGAGGCTGACCGGAAATATCGTACAGGCAATTTTGACGAGGTTTTTCAAATATTAAACCCTTGTCTGAAAACAAAATTCTCCCCCAATGCGCAGGTTCAGGCTTACAAGATCATTGCATTGACCTACCTCGCGCTCGACTCACTTCCGCAGGCGGGGCAGGCAGTTCGTAACCTGCTTATAGCCAATCAGAACTACGAACCAGAATTTTCTTCGCTACCACAGTTCAAAGACCTGGTTGCACAGCAGAAGGACATGATGGACCGGATTATTCAGATCACTTCGGTTTCCAAAAAGGCGGAAAATCTTTTGCAGGTGCCTGCTACGGTGACCGTTTTAACGAGCAATGATATTTTGAAAAGAGGTTACAAAGACCTCACCCAAATGCTGAATGATATTCCCGGCTTCGACGTGATCCGAGGTAACGGGCCTTCTTATGTGACATTTTACCAGCGCGGGTATCGTTCAACTTCCAATGACCGGACCATTTTGCTGGTGGACGGAGTGGAAGAAAACGATCTGAATTCTGATAATATTCCTATTTCCAGGCAATATGCATTGTCTGATATCGAGCGTGTGGAAGTGATTTACGGGCCGGCTTCTACGATGTATGGGGCAAATGCATTTATGGGTGTGATCAACCTGATTACTAAAAGGCATTTGGACCGGGAAATGCCCGAGGGCAGGAAAGTGGATTTTTCGGGAAGTGGTCAGATCAGGTATGGATCAATGAATACGAAAGTCGTGGACGGTACCCTGACCGTTCGCTCGAAAGACGTGGCAGTGTCGGTTACCTCGCGCTATTTCTTTTCTAATGAGCTGGATTACAGTAAATACCGTGAATGGGACTATTCGCCGAGAACAGCTGATAATTATCCTACGCAACAAAACCTGATAGGAGCGGCGGCGTTGAAATACTACAACGACAACAAACTGTCGACACAATTTCCCGGCAGTGACCTGTACCAGATCGGGTACGATGCAGCCGGGACTGTGAATGCATTAAGCCTCACAGCCGCCGGAAAAGCCAGAGCAGCGGAGCTGGATAATCAAAATCTGTTTCAAACCAGTATCAACGGAAATCCGGTCGGCTTCAATGACGATTCACGGAATTTTTATGTTCGTGCTAAGATCGAATTCAAGGATTTCATGATTTCCCTGATGAGTTGGAAAACCAACGAAGGCGCTACGCCCTGGTATACCAACCGCTCCCGGATCGTAACGGAAGATCTTTCCAGGTGGGTAGCGAACAACAAGGCTTTCTCGCTGACTTACAACAAGTTCATTTCAGACAGAGTACAAATCCTGAACCTTACGTCCTACCGCCTGCACGAGCTCAACGGGGCGACCAATCTGCCTACTTACCGGGGCTATTTCAACGGCAGCTACGGTATCGCCGACCTTTTGAACCAAAAAAAACCAACCTACGCCACGCCTTACTGGTACCGGGTTTCGAATCAGCTGAGGAATGAATTTCGCGTGCTCTGGACACCCTTGCCTAAAATGGATATCAATAGCGGCATTGAGATCCGGAACAGTATCATTCAGGCCAATTATATCACATCGGCATTCGAAGGGGCAGACGAAACGGGCCGGCCGGATTCGACCCTCGCAGGCGGTGATAATTTCAGGGTTTTTGACATCGGGCTTTTCAGCCAGGGCACTTATAACTGGACGGATAATCTGAAAATGGTACTGGCTACCAGGCTGGATTACAATCAGATACGTTCGAAGGGCGGCTATGGTTTTGTGTTCAACCCGCGCATCAGCCTTATTTACACGAGGGGCATGTTTGTTTTTAAAGGTATTTACGCAGAGGCATTTAAAGATGCTTCCTATCTTCAAAAATACGCGACAACCCGTGAGCGGCTTCTTAACAATCCAACTTTACAGCCCGAGCGCGTGAAGAATGTGGAAGGTAGCGTATCCCTGCGTTTCAGCAAGGCGCTCTCATTGAATGTTTCCGGATATGTTGCCAATTACAGCAACGCAGTAGGCCTGGCGACGGCCACACTGCCCACCGGCGCCAGTACGAGCCAGTTTCAGGCACTGGGCAAGCAGCGGATCGTCGGCTTGCAGTCGGAGGCACGCTATGATAGGAAGAAACTGAATGTCTGGGGAAATTTCACTTATAGCAATCCCCGCGATTTAAGTAAAGTCGAAGGGCAAAAGATCCCTGTCAGTGATATCGCGCCCTGGTCGGCTAATATAGGAGCGGTGTATGAGCCTGTCAGGAATCTGAGTGTCAGCGTTACCAATAATTATATAAGTGCCAGGAAATCAGGTGTTGGCACGTCAGGCAGCAGTAATCCAATCACCCGTTTTAAACCGGTTTACCTGCTCGGCTCAGCGGTTACCTATCAAAATATCTTCCATAAAGTGAGCCTGCAGTTACAGGTTTCGAACATTTTAAACCATGCATATTTCGTCCCCGGGATCCGGGCTGCGGAAGGTGTTACTTCGGCTTCCAGGTACCCGCAGGAAAAGCGGGTGTTTTCAATCGGGTTGCTCATTGATACAAACGGAAAATAA
- a CDS encoding MFS transporter: MLNIRKGEEKLVSLLMAYSFFMGGATALFYTVVASSFLVSFDRLILPQVYIVGGVFIYLVGLGVTRLQKRMPFDKLAERMLLFLIVSIAVFLGIYHATGNKWIFFVLFIWNRVFVLVNGVTFWAIVAKLFNFQQSKRLSSLINTGDVLSSVIMYLAVPALVKLVPTDALLIVAVVFLVICGVFLRNIHHNFVTPEVLKAEVKTEPAEKQAETNVDATYYRNIFLLALLPVFALFYVEYIFFTESRIIFPNKESLASFLGLFFGISAILEFFIKTFLYNRLIAKFGVRLGILILPLSVVFSFTVSVVYGLGYDTAAIFFACVALSRFFMSAIRKAISEPAYQTLYQPIPAKFRLNIQGRIEGRAKAMGGLIAGALLFVLVNLLNLNALQLSAFFLAIALFWAVVSVLGQKSYKKMVRDKEFQFPQRKKRAGEIPERAAIDKPFDMLVRQVFSDQESDRVEAAFGLGKCHRFLSYKYLIPLLQDKSPIVRKAAIYTAGELKRPELWPYLMEQMEIDRFYTASFNALVKSGGPLLKHIEKSFLSSNDNRDRQLHILKIVEEIGNADAIRFLRRNLENPNRFVKDKVFDALRNLQYNCNSTERSYLLSELDEHLKIFAWLLAAQSDLQEHYAPEAQLMQNLEREKQRIILKAFTVLEIIFGNRFHAITLLKGEQATDARDYLTEITDLLLPENVKNKLLPYLDSDSTTEMYRRYNEIFPQVTLSPEERLKDIVNKDYTRISRWTKAVAVKELKHFSAESVTPILVANGVSHSKVISETAFYVLRIVNPARFRSVLNVVSRNNDRFHLQIMQPLEWLAEEDLLICKLRRLRETPGLGRLLNGELQKVLLNSEYFKEQEGQMIDLQKAAGRADISILVTYGKLLFPKAGIVGAGEIRSISDLKQMDVAMTAKVLESTEFYMVEDYLLNELKVTGHTTQEAILTS; the protein is encoded by the coding sequence ATGCTGAACATCAGAAAGGGAGAGGAAAAGCTCGTCTCCCTGCTGATGGCCTACTCGTTTTTCATGGGAGGGGCGACCGCTTTATTTTACACCGTGGTCGCTTCTTCGTTCCTGGTGAGCTTCGACCGCCTGATCCTGCCGCAGGTTTACATTGTAGGCGGTGTATTCATTTACCTGGTTGGATTGGGAGTGACGCGCCTTCAAAAAAGAATGCCATTCGATAAGCTGGCTGAAAGGATGCTGCTGTTTCTGATCGTTTCTATTGCGGTTTTTCTCGGGATTTACCATGCCACCGGAAACAAATGGATCTTCTTCGTGCTATTTATCTGGAACAGGGTTTTCGTTTTGGTAAATGGCGTCACGTTTTGGGCGATAGTCGCAAAGCTGTTCAATTTTCAGCAATCGAAAAGGCTTTCATCCCTGATCAATACCGGCGACGTTCTTTCATCGGTGATCATGTACCTTGCTGTGCCAGCTCTGGTGAAACTAGTACCTACGGACGCTCTGCTGATCGTTGCGGTGGTTTTTCTGGTTATTTGCGGTGTTTTCCTGAGGAATATCCATCACAACTTCGTCACGCCCGAGGTTTTGAAAGCGGAGGTCAAAACTGAACCGGCGGAAAAACAGGCGGAAACGAATGTAGATGCGACCTATTACCGCAACATTTTTCTGCTCGCGCTGCTGCCGGTGTTCGCATTGTTTTATGTGGAATATATCTTCTTTACCGAATCACGCATTATTTTTCCGAACAAAGAATCGCTGGCCAGCTTTCTGGGATTGTTTTTTGGTATTTCCGCTATTCTGGAATTTTTCATCAAAACATTCCTTTATAACAGACTGATCGCAAAATTCGGCGTTCGGCTGGGCATATTGATCCTTCCGCTGAGCGTGGTTTTCAGCTTCACGGTTTCGGTGGTTTATGGCCTTGGCTATGATACAGCCGCGATTTTCTTTGCTTGCGTGGCCTTGTCCCGCTTTTTTATGAGCGCGATCAGAAAAGCGATCAGCGAGCCGGCTTACCAGACATTATATCAACCCATCCCGGCCAAATTCAGGCTCAATATCCAGGGACGGATCGAGGGCAGGGCAAAGGCGATGGGCGGGCTGATCGCAGGTGCTTTGCTGTTTGTGCTGGTGAACCTGTTAAATCTTAATGCATTACAGCTTTCGGCTTTTTTCCTGGCAATTGCATTGTTTTGGGCCGTGGTCTCGGTTTTGGGTCAGAAATCGTATAAAAAAATGGTGCGCGATAAGGAATTTCAATTTCCGCAACGTAAAAAGCGGGCAGGTGAAATTCCGGAACGTGCCGCGATCGACAAGCCTTTCGATATGCTGGTGCGACAGGTGTTTTCAGATCAGGAATCTGACAGGGTAGAGGCGGCTTTTGGGCTGGGCAAGTGTCACCGGTTTTTATCTTACAAATACCTGATCCCTTTATTACAGGATAAAAGTCCGATTGTCCGCAAAGCGGCTATTTACACAGCAGGTGAGCTGAAAAGGCCGGAACTATGGCCTTACCTGATGGAGCAAATGGAAATCGACAGGTTTTACACGGCGTCGTTCAATGCACTTGTAAAGTCGGGAGGGCCTTTGCTTAAACATATCGAGAAGTCATTTCTCAGCAGCAATGATAACCGTGACCGACAACTGCATATACTCAAAATCGTAGAGGAAATAGGGAATGCCGATGCGATCCGGTTTTTGCGGCGTAACCTGGAAAATCCGAACCGTTTTGTAAAAGATAAAGTGTTCGACGCGTTGCGCAACCTGCAATATAACTGCAACAGCACCGAGCGGAGCTATTTGCTGAGCGAACTGGACGAGCATTTAAAAATTTTTGCATGGCTCCTGGCGGCACAATCCGATTTGCAAGAGCACTATGCGCCGGAAGCCCAGCTGATGCAAAATCTGGAACGGGAAAAGCAGCGCATTATTCTTAAAGCATTTACGGTACTCGAAATCATATTTGGCAACCGCTTTCACGCGATTACCTTGCTGAAAGGGGAGCAGGCGACCGATGCGCGCGACTATCTCACCGAGATCACAGACCTCCTTTTACCCGAAAATGTTAAAAACAAGCTGTTGCCTTACCTGGACAGCGATTCGACGACCGAAATGTATCGGCGTTACAACGAAATTTTCCCTCAGGTAACATTGTCCCCGGAAGAGCGGCTGAAAGATATCGTTAACAAAGATTACACAAGGATTTCCAGGTGGACGAAAGCAGTTGCCGTGAAGGAACTGAAACATTTCTCTGCCGAGAGCGTAACGCCGATACTGGTGGCAAATGGAGTATCGCACTCAAAAGTAATATCCGAGACTGCTTTTTATGTATTAAGGATTGTCAATCCGGCGCGGTTCAGGTCGGTTTTGAATGTGGTTTCGCGGAACAATGACCGGTTTCATTTGCAGATCATGCAGCCGCTCGAATGGCTGGCGGAAGAGGACCTGTTAATCTGCAAGCTTAGAAGATTACGGGAAACGCCCGGTTTGGGCAGGCTTTTGAATGGTGAGCTGCAAAAGGTGTTGCTCAATTCCGAATATTTTAAAGAGCAGGAAGGCCAGATGATCGACCTGCAAAAGGCGGCCGGCAGAGCCGATATTTCAATTCTCGTCACTTACGGGAAGCTGCT